The following coding sequences lie in one Apium graveolens cultivar Ventura chromosome 1, ASM990537v1, whole genome shotgun sequence genomic window:
- the LOC141724120 gene encoding peptidyl-prolyl cis-trans isomerase-like, translated as MKKMANPKVFMDINIAGAPAGRVVFELFADITPITAENFRALCTGEKGIGKISGKPLHYKRLGFNYVEDGYILSEGNGESIYGGHFKCENFLTKHAEPGILSMGVSGQGSGSGHNSRFFITVCALPQYDGRCVAVGKVIDGMDVVNAIFKKGSTTVKDAIIVDCGQLIDNDEDDIEPY; from the coding sequence ATGAAAAAGATGGCAAACCCAAAGGTTTTCATGGATATTAATATCGCAGGTGCACCAGCTGGTCGCGTTGTTTTTGAGCTCTTCGCAGACATAACTCCTATAACAGCCGAGAATTTTCGCGCACTCTGTACCGGAGAGAAGGGCATTGGAAAGATCTCTGGCAAGCCTTTGCACTATAAGAGATTAGGTTTCAACTACGTCGAGGATGGTTATATTCTTTCAGAAGGCAATGGAGAGTCCATCTATGGCGGACACTTTAAGTGCGAGAACTTCCTGACAAAACATGCAGAACCCGGAATTTTGTCCATGGGTGTTTCTGGACAGGGATCAGGTTCAGGTCACAACTCGAGGTTCTTTATTACCGTGTGTGCGCTTCCCCAATATGACGGGAGATGTGTTGCGGTTGGAAAAGTTATCGATGGCATGGATGTGGTTAACGCTATTTTTAAGAAAGGTTCTACCacagtgaaggatgctatcatTGTTGATTGCGGCCAGCTCATTGACAATGATGAAGATGATATCGAACCTTATTAG
- the LOC141724128 gene encoding peptidyl-prolyl cis-trans isomerase-like — MANPKVFMDFTIAGAPAGRVVFELFADVTPITAENFRALCTGEKGIGKISGKPLHYKGLCSDGKYASEYILFEGNGESIYGAHFKCENFLTKHAEAGILSMGNYAVRTNSSRFFITVCALPRVDGSCGAVGKVIDGMDVVNAIHKESGSVKSVMVVDCGQVIDNDEDDIEPY, encoded by the coding sequence ATGGCAAACCCAAAGGTTTTCATGGATTTTACAATCGCAGGTGCACCAGCTGGTCGCGTTGTTTTTGAGCTCTTCGCAGACGTAACTCCTATAACGGCTGAGAATTTTCGCGCACTCTGTACCGGGGAGAAAGGCATTGGAAAGATCTCTGGCAAGCCTTTACACTATAAGGGATTATGTTCTGATGGTAAATATGCTAGTGAGTATATTCTTTTTGAAGGAAATGGAGAGTCCATCTACGGTGCACATTTTAAGTGTGAGAACTTCCTGACAAAACATGCAGAAGCCGGAATTTTGTCCATGGGTAACTATGCAGTGCGTACTAACAGCTCGAGATTCTTCATTACTGTGTGTGCGCTTCCCCGTGTTGACGGCTCATGTGGTGCTGTTGGAAAAGTCATTGATGGCATGGATGTGGTTAACGCTATTCATAAAGAATCTGGATCTGTCAAAAGTGTTATGGTTGTTGATTGCGGTCAGGTCATTGACAATGATGAAGATGATATCGAACCTTATTAA
- the LOC141715944 gene encoding uncharacterized protein LOC141715944, translating to MVTEAAIVMDFIDTSDEPQGRVSRRDKSLNHQRQRLSRGKNLMEDYFVDRPIFSEDDFRRRYRMRTHVFNRIMKALCTQDSYWHQKADAVGLLGLLPQQKMNVALRMLAYGAAADQCAEICRMGESTTLGCMKKFCEQVEGLFGKEYLRAPTPADLRRLLAIGEQRGFPSMIESIDCMHWEWKNCPSG from the coding sequence ATGGTCACCGAAGCGGCAATAGTGATGGACTTCATCGACACTTCAGATGAACCACAAGGACGCGTTTCACGGCGTGACAAATCTCTCAATCATCAAAGACAAAGGCTCTCGAGGGGAAAAAATCTCATGGAAGATTACTTCGTTGATCGTCCAATATTCAGTGAAGATGACTTTCGTCGAAGGTATAGAATGCGCACTCATGTTTTCAATCGCATCATGAAAGCTCTTTGCACTCAAGATTCCTACTGGCATCAAAAAGCGGATGCGGTTGGATTATTGGGGTTGCTACCCCAACAAAAAATGAATGTTGCATTACGAATGCTAGCTTACGGTGCAGCAGCTGATCAATGTGCCGAAATATGTAGAATGGGAGAATCAACTACATTGGGGTGCATGAAAAAATTTTGTGAGCAAGTGGAAGGACTCTTTGGTAAAGAGTACCTTCGTGCTCCAACACCTGCAGATTTAAGAAGGCTCTTAGCAATAGGCGAACAAAGAGGATTTCCAAGTATGATTGAGAGTATCGATTGTATGCACTGGGAATGGAAGAACTGTCCAAGTGGGTAG